AGCCTCACTGTGATGTTTCTGCTTCACAAGGGGACTCCACCGCCAGGAAAGGAAGCCACCAGGGCTCCCTGGGACACTCGAGGATGCAAAACAGACGGGGCAGGGACAAATCCGTGCCCTCCACAGCTCCAGCTGGAGCTGTCACCACCCAGAATCAGCACTTTCCAACTTGAGGCCCTTCTCACATCCCCTCAGTGAAGGTCCCGGTACCTTGTCAGCTTGCGTGGCCACCGCCACTTTGGGCTTCTGTCCCACGTCGCTAAGGAAGCTGGCCCAAAGCGcgtcctctttctttttctcttcttcttctctgtcttcttcCACCTGCTTTAAGTtatccccctcctcctcttcgtTTTCCTgagcctttccttcctctttctcatcGGGCTCTAGCACGAgacctcctttcttcctcttcctggaAGCAGACACCCAAAAAACCACGCTGAGATCCTGCAGCACCACCCCAGAGCCCAAACTTAGGTGGGTGAAACAAGACAAACACTTCACATTCTGGCTACAGCACCCGCCTGGGAGGCTTCCCCAAACCTCGGAGGGGGGAAGCTGGTTAATTACAGGACTGCCCTGATCAGAAACCACAGTAATTAGGTGGAAAACGTGGCGAGAAGCCCTGAATGGAGCTTACAGGTGGGCATACGGTGTGGACATACAGGTGGATCGTGGATTCTGCAGCAACCTCCAGGCGAGGAGGCCTTAAACGTGCCCCTTATGCGTGTGGCTTTTGGCTTCCCAAATGGAAAAGAGCCAAGTTACTGTTGTTATTAACGGATCTAATTAGCCCCTGGTGAGGGTTCCAAGGCATCCCATCCTTTTAAATCCCAACCCCAAGCCACAAAACACACCGAAACGAGGCATTTCTCCTCACCGGGCATCCCGAGTGGCCCCCAGGCACGCTGCAAGCCCTCGCGGAGCGCCGGACAGCGCAAAAAACCCCGATTTTCGGTTAATTTACCCGGCACAGCCGCGTCCCCGGGTCCCTACCtgccggcggggcggcgggggctgctcctgccgcgggctgcccgcggcccggcccggtcccggtcccgctGCTCCTCGTCCTCCTTCACCAGCTCGCTGCCGTCATCCTCGCTGTACTCCGCGCCTGCGGGCACAACCGGCAACGGACCCCCGGTAATTAAACCCCTCGGTAACTAAACCCGCCGGTAACGAAACTCCCGGTAATTGACCCCGCGGTAAGCGGCGGCCGCCCCGGTGGCGAGGCTCACCCGAGGGCACGTAGTCCTCGTCCTCGGCCGAGCTGTACGCCTCCTCCTCCGAGCCCGACATGGAGCCGCCGGTAACCaccgggagccgccgccgccgccagagcgccgcccccgccgccgccgccgccctcgaGCGCCCCCTGGCGGGGCGGACCCCGCCGCCCTCCCTCGGTCGGGGGCCCTGCCGCCGGCCCCTCCGCTTCCGGGTCTCCGCCCTCACCCGTTGCCGTGGCAGCGCGGAGCTGGTTGGCGGGCGGCGCCGCCTGTCAGCGAGCGGCGCTTTCCTATTGGCCGAGAgcggagagggagggaggggctGATGAGGCGATGGAGGGCGgcgaggcgggcggcgggctgctgcagcagatcCTCAGCCTGCGCCTGGTGCCGCGCTCCGGGAACGGCACCGCCGCCTACTCCAACCCGCTGGCGGCCTTCTCAGGTACGGGCACGGCCGGGAACCGGGCTcggcgccgggccgggccttCCCCGGGGGCCGCTGGAGGCCGCTGGGCCTGCGCCGAGCCCCCGTGACGGCCCCGTCCCCCCGCAGAGATGTGGTACGGCGTGTTCCTGTGGGCGCTCGTCTCCTCGCTCTCCTTCCACGCCCCCGCCGCCCTGCTCGCCCTCTTCACGCTGCGGCGCCACAAGTACGGCCGCTTCATGTCGCTGGGCCTCCTGCTGATGGGCATCGTGGGACCCATCACCGCCGGCATCCTCACCAGTACGGGACCTGCCCCAGCGCTGGGCGCCGCCGCcgtccccccgccccccgcgcgCCCGTCAGGCGCCTCACAGGGGGCCGCGTCCCCCGGCTCAGGCAAAAGCCGCCCAGGTTTGGTGTCTGTGCAAAAAATGGGCTACGTTTGTGGGCTGTCAGCATCCTGGCGTGGACTGAAAACGTGCCCCCAGACAGCTCAGCGCCTCACGGAGGCcttggcagagctctgccaaCACTTTTCTCCACGAATCTCTGTTGCCGCCCGCATTCGTTGCCTCGTGGCTAAGATTTATCACATATCCAGCACCCTGCCACGCTGCCCGCTGGGCTGCAGAGCTTCTCCTGCAGAACCCCCACTTTCTCCGGtcagccccctccctgctccttcccatgGCACCGCAGTGTGTTTTTCATATCACGCAGtaatctttctgctttttcccctctccgCAGGTGCTGCCATCGCAGGAGTTTAcagagctgcagggaaaaaCATGATTCCCTTCGAAGCCCTCATTTTAGGAGTGGGTCAGACGTTCTGTGTGGTGGTGGTTTCGTTCCTACGGATTTTAGCCACTCTCTAGCTTTTCTTCGGATGCTAGCGCTTGAAAATGGAAGGGAACCCAAACATCTGCGCCGTGCCCGGGCTCTGTGAAGCAAATAACGAGGGAGCGCAACTCGAGGGGTGCCTCGGCGTGCGCTTCCTCCCCTGCTTGAGGTTGTGTGAAGGCTTTCTGCCTCCAGGCCGGTGGCAGAGCCTGACCTGGGGTTGCGTGCCACAAACGTGCGTTGGAGAACGTGCTTTCTGTAACTTCTGTTGCTCATGTACCCCCGTAACAGCAGGGTGAGGTCCCCCCTGGCACTGCTGAAGCTGTGCCGCCGATCCTGAGCAAACATCTGCAAGCAATGCCCAGCGTTGGCTGCTTCCCGGCCAAAATGCGCCACTAAACGGGTCCCCGGTCTGCTTTagaaattaagatgaaaattGTTAATTTTGTTACGTTTTCGTAACGCTAAGTGCCAAGTGAAACTTCATTTCCCTGGAGGAGGCTCGGCTACCTTCTGCAGGTAACAAATTGTGGCAGGAGCAGAGTGTAACTAAACAGCAGCCACGCCTGGTGCGGTGTCTTCAGCGCTCAGTTAATGCTTTGACctcttgctgctttgtttgcagTGAACCCGAAGCtcttttaatgtgatttttttttttttaaatgagaaatttcttttattgtttttcttctggccCCGTCTTTGCCAGATCATGCTCATGGTgaagctggggagcagcaaaaggaaaaatcattttaaatagctGAGACTGAAAAGTTGTGGCTGAGAGTTGTGACCATGCCTCAGGGGCAAGGGAAACGGTGTGAAAAAGATTGTGATTTTAATGAGTTTTATTACCGTGAAGCTCTTCAGACACTGGACGTCCTGCACGGGATCTGCACCCCGCTGCCCACAGCAGCAATCCCAGGGCACGTGTGAGTGTGCACGGTAGTTTCTCGGGCTTTGGAGGAGAGCTGTGTTCCTGAACTCATTCTGATTTCACCTGCTGAACATGCTCACGTCGGGGTGGGAGAATTGGACATCTTCACTGGTGTGCAAACATAATTTTAGATGCCCCTCAACCCCTACCCGCCGAGGTACACTCTCTCCTAACGCATTGGTTTAGTTTTAAGTGacttttaattaattcttaatCTGCCTGCTTGCCTGGAGGTGTGCGGTGCGGTCAGGGCTCTCAGGTGTGCTCTCTGCGGCTGGGTTTTGGGGCCTTGGGGAAGCTGGGGCTGAATCCTGAGGCTGTTGCTGTGTGGAGTAGCCAGCCCCAGGGCCCTGCTGTGGTCCCTGCGTGTTTCGTAGCCGCTGCCATCATCTGGGTTGCTGAAGGGAGGCACTGTCCGTGTCTGGCCTCCCAGGCCACGCTTCCCCCCCCGGGTTGTTTCTGAACTCTGGGTTTCCAGAGCAGCTCGCCCTCTGTGTCTGATCCCCTCCGTATGGCCACTTGTCTTCCACAAAGGTGATGAAACAACCCTGAACGGGATCGTGCGCATCATAAAATTCTCTTGCTGTGCATCACGAAATTCTCTCCTCAGGTTCTCTTGAGCAGTCCTTTGACAGTGGATGGAGAAAGTTGTTTTTCAGGAGCTTTAATGAGAATATGCTAAATTTTAGCCTGTATTAATCCAGGGAATAAAGCTGTGAATTTTAGGAGTTTAATGCAAACCCTTCTCCTTAGGCAGGCAGGGTCTGAGCCCTGGGTCTGATGCATGGGGCTCTGGTGGGGCCTCTCCCCTCTGCGcttccacccccctgccccaaacaaaaagcaggagTAATGAGTGAATCTGCTTGGATcgccttccccttcctgctgATTTCAAATCGCTTCATGCACAGCTTGTACCTGGAGCACGTGGTTTAAGTCATGGACTGGGCCTGTCCTTTCCCAGACGGATTAAAAGTGCTGGGGCTGGACGGGGCGGGTCTGGCCGTACCGTCCTGGTGGTGCCCTGAGcacctgccctgctcccctcgTCCCGGagaacaaacagggaaaaaaaaaatcactcggacagacagaaaacaccctgctctctgcctgctgaCGTCTCCTAGGGTCTGTTTTGCATGTTTGCAGCTTGGGCACTGCCTGGCAGCTGCGTGGCTGTCCCGGCAGTGCCACTCTGTGCCCGGGTACCGTGAAATTTGCAGGGAATTCTTGtaaagaagaggggaaaggttggctgctgccttctcttgGTGGGTTTTAGTGATGGGGGCGAGCTCTTTGAGTCCCTTTGGTAATCACGGGGCACACCAGGAACCGTGGcatccccagctgcctgcctgcctcgcCTCCTGCAATAAAACCAGACCCAAACACAGCAGCGTAATTTTGAGCCGAAGCACCAGGGCAGGCTGTGAAAGCAGGTTCCTCCCGCTCATCACGTTGTTTCGGTGTTCCTTTCACCTTCCTCCAAGCAGAGGAATCCCTTGAGTCTTCAGCAGGTGGCTTTGCTCAGGCAGAAGGATTTGGGAAGGCTGGGATTTGGAAATGCTGAGGGCTGTTGCACGAGGCTGGGTAAGTACCCCACGACTGCTTGGGAGAAGAACAATTCCTGCTCTACTGCAGCGCGAACTTGCCAAAAGCTGTAAAGAGCTTGCAAAAAAATGGCAATGCCGAGGTGTCCTGAGAGCCCAGCAGGAAACCACGCCGAGAAACCTTCCGCCCCAAGAGGCACCGCTGCTCGAGCTGACTTCCACGTGCTGGTCTGCATAGGGACAGCCCGACTTTGCTCCTCGCAACCACAACTGTCACGAACAAATCTTTGTATGAGAGAAATCCatgcaaagttttatttttctactggcACTTCTAATCCTGGTGGTGACGATCAGTAAATGCTGTAACGATCGAGGTGAACGGAGTTGTGTGTTTGTTCTGCGGGAGGATGGGGTGGTGAGGAGGACAGTGTCGAGGTTTGGGTAGCCATGCTCGCTGCTGCCTCGTGCAGAGCAGATTTCTCCTGTCTGTGGCTGtctgccccagggctggcaggtaccttgctctctgcagccccGTGGGGTGGTTCTCAGCTGGGGAACGTGGCTTTGACGGGGAACCAACACCTGCATTAGGGGGCGTGCATTATTTTATAGCTACGTGCAGCCTCTAAGGACCAAGATCGGCAAAACGAGCTTTTAtaagagcacagcagcagtgcacaTTAAGGATTCCCAAAAGCGCCCCGCTGCTGTGAGCCCCATGCACTTGTTTCTCCCCCAAACCTCTTCCCAGTCGCCCAGCTCACAACTGGCCTGAAACGTTCACGGGGCGAGGCGCTGGGCGCTTCACTGGCAGTAGAAGGTCAGGACGTTTTCCTGGTTTCCCCTGGTCAGGACGACGGGGGGCCTCAGGTCCCGCGAGAGGCTCTCGAGCCAGGCCATGtagagggagctggggcagccACCCTTCCTGCCCACGGGCAGCGTGCTGCGGGATGGGGCCGCCTCAGCGAGTGCACGGCCTCCTCCGGCACCAATTTGCagcttttttcctaaaaataagtGCCTCCCCCCTCCGCTCCCTCCAGGACCAGACCTCTCGGTGCTCCCCCAGCTTTTCCCTCTGGGTGCACCCCGGTGTCCGGGCCCCAAGGGACTGCAaggaaggggagcaggggggTTCCAGCACCTACATGGCGATGAGCGCCGCGTCCTGCGAGTGTTCCAGCAAGATCTCGTTCAGCCTCACTTGTCGGAGCGACTGCAGAGCAAACAGCGCGGGTTTAGGAAAATAACCTAATATTTAGGAAATAACCGTGCCGGGGGCACCACGGCCCCGTGGCGAGCCACCACATCATCCTCAAGCACCCCAGGAAGGACTGGCCACAAGAACTTTGCACCCTGCAAATTTGGGGAGTGGGAAGGTTTCCAGAACCACAGAGTTTGGACTCAAAAGTAGGAAACCCTTCGCAGACCGTCCCACCTCGCCCAGCCTGCACCGGCACTACCTTGGCTCTGTGCTTGTGGAGCTCCTCGTCGGATATCTTCCAGGGACAGCCGTGCCTCATCTCGCTCACCGTGGCCTCGTCCTTGAAGCCGTCGTTCAGCCTGAAGGGCACGACCAGGTCATCAAACCTCTTGATGCTGCAAGACGAGGACAAATTACGAattcttgaaaatatatatgGGAAACTTTTTagattctttgcatttttaccAAAGCTTTTTTCCCTGCGTGCACCACAGCCAGGAATTACTTATTATTACTTGTTATTACTTATATTATCTCTTATTTTTACTTATATTAATATGCAAAAATAGAGATTTTCCCAGCACAATGTGACTGTGAGCTGGGGCTCGGCCCCATCACAGCAgcatcctcctgccctgcaTGCCCAACCCCATCTTGCTGCAAAGCATGGGGCCCCTCTGTGCTGAAATCGGGGGGGGGTCTGTGTGCAGCACGAGGAGTCGTGGGTAGCCAGGGGGATGCATTTACTGCTCTGGCCGGGGCTTCTGGTTGATGTCGGGGAGCACGTGGACCTCATGGAAGCCCAGGCGGAATTTGCTCAGCAGCGACACGATCCTACAGCAGAGAAAGGGGCAATTTCCAAAAATCAGGGACGTGccccagctgctgagctggagcACCCGCACGCTACCAGTCTGGCACGTACGCCTTCCTCTCCTCGTCCATCCTGTTGATCTGCCCGCCGACAAACACCCGGATCTTGCATTTTCCCCACCGCTTCTTGCGCCCGAGGAGGTAGGGGATGAGCAGCGTCAGCCCTGTGGGACACAGCCGCGTTCACACCGGGGATGCTCACGGGGCGTTTTTAATGTGCTCCCATCCTCTTCTATTGCCTGGTCCCACAGCACGGGGCAGAGCTCACCTCCGTCGTCGAAGAGCCAGTAAATGTCGATGGTTTTCTTGCCCTGCTGGCTCTGGAAGATGGTGCTCGCCTGCTGCTCGGCCGCCAACTCCCCGGGATCCGCTGCGAACACACGCACGTGACGGCATCAGCAAGGCACTGCTCCGTTATGGGGGTGAGTAAACCATCTTCATGTCCTTTGTAAGCTCAAATCCTGCCCCCCGGGCGCAAACCCAGCTCCCCAAAATGAACCCTCAGGCTACAGGATGCTCTGGGCATTCCCAGTTGAGGACTGACCGGTGCCTGAGGTCCTGCCTTGAATGTGGGGTTaaatggggagggaggagaggagcatgGGCAGGGGTGCAACCCCTGGGAGTACCCAAATTCAGCGTCCTGCCCCACTTCACTGCATCAGACCCCATAACTGGGGCTGTCCCCATCAGTGCCATGTCCCCAAGCCCAGTGCAGCTTGTCACACCTGTCACCACTTCAGAGGTGACGTTAAATCAGGCCCATTCCCGGCTGTGTGGGGCGGTCACCAAGCAGCCCCAGGGACACGCGCACCCATCCCCAGCCTGGCGGTGACATCCCACTGTGGCCTCTGCGTGGGGACAAGTCCCGCGGCTCCATCTCTCAGCACTCACTGTGAGCTTGCACCACTCGGGAAACGTTCAGCACCTCCTTCATCCTCAGCAGGCACACGCCGTACTTGAAATCGAAGGCATCgctggaaggagagagaaggcggctggtggtggtggctgtcCCTATCGGACCGTCACCGGAGTGGGGACAGCTCGGTGTGACACCGCTACGGGTGGCGGgtcagcagccccagggcacgTACTGCAGGATGCCCACGTAATCCTCCACGCTCTGCGGCGCGGCCACCTGCCAGTCCCTCTTGTAGCCCAGCGCCAGGATGTTGGGTCTCATCTTCCCTAGGCCGGCAGCCtcggaggaaaaaaaagcaatggggATAATTAATTCCTGCACCAGACACCCACCTCGCACGGCATGGCGTGTCCCACCAAGGTGGGGACAGTGAGGGTTGAGGGTGGCTCTACCTGCATGAGCATCTGGACGCCGCTTCGCAGGTCCTCAGCCAGCACGTTGGTGTAGAAAGCCTTGATCTTCCTCTTGAGGAGCCACCTGGTGTGGCCGTCCGACGTCAGCCTGGACTCGGGCATCTTCTGCTTGCGCGGGCcctggtggggagcaggggagggggcaTGGCTGCCATGAACAACTGGCGGCCCCCGTTGTCCCCTGTGCTTTGGTTGCTGAGGAGCTCCAGCTCCTCTCTCCCCAAATTGTTGGCAAGACCCAGATTTAAGCACTGCATGCTTGGGAAGTTGCTATTGCACTGGGAAAAATGGTGAATTTTGGTTTTCACCCCGACTCCACTGGTTGCACAGTGGCAAATGCTGGTGCTGGTGACACTGTATGGagagcagcctgcccaggcACCTTCTGGGCACCAACATTTCCTCCTCAGGCAAGAGCAGAGGGGTCCCCTCCCCTGTCCTCTGACCAGCGTCCTCGTCCTGCAGGAGCAACACTGCTCCGGGCTGGGCAAGGGGAAGCTCTCAGGGACGCCCCAGCTCTTCGTCAATACTGCTTAATGAGCTGGGGAGCTCACACCCAGGGCACAGCCCGGCCCCACTCACAATCAGCACGTTGCCACAGATCATCAGGCTGAGGTTCTTGGTGAAGGTGCCCACAAAATCCACCAGTGCTGGGCGAAAGTTGGGGGGCCCGGTCAGGACCAGGCACTGGGGCCTGAGgtgggggaaaggagaggacGCAGGGTGGCACCAGGCAGCAGGGTGGCACTGAGCCTTTCTGAGCATCACGGCCACCCCCGTTCCCCCTCCATCACGGCACCGAACCCAGACCCCCTTGCCTGTAGTTCTTGATGTGCTCATCCACCTCGCTGAGCCCCACCGAGTAGCTCAGGGCCATGTTGTAGGAGCTGGCTTGCATGGAGGAGCCCCAGTTCACGTCTGTGCAGGGGGGATGGGTCAGCAACAAGGACAAACACCCccggggggacacggggctgtccccagagccaccACGCACCCGGCTTCTTGTAGACGACATAGCCCAGGAGGAAGACGACGATGCCGAGGGCGATGAGGGCCGCCCACCAGGTCAGCAGGAACATGATGACCACCGAGATGGCGGCGCCGAAGAGCGCGGTCCACTTGCTGTAATACCGAAAGGAGGGTCGCCAGCCTGCACGCAAACACAGACAGCGGCTGCCGCTGGCTGCCCTCGCCCCGCAGCCAGGACTCggctggggccgggctggggcccACCTGGGGAGTTGGTGACAGAGGCATGGAAGCAGCTGAAGTTGATGAGGGCgtaggagcagaggaagaagttGGAGATGATGGGGGCGATGGCATTGAGCTCGGCTGTAGGAGGAGGGCAGGACAGGGCAGGACAGTCGTCGGTGTGCCAGGGCCACCGGGTGGGACCGAGCCAGCTGGGCACAGGGCGGGGAGCACCCACCGATGAGGATGAAGCCGACGGCGATTACATAGGTGAGCATGTAGCCACGGATGGGCTCGTTGTTCTTCCCATAGCCCTTTCCAAAGAAGCCTATGAGAGGGTAGAGCTGGTCCTCGCAGAGGCACTGCGGGGAGAAAGGCGTGAGAGGCATTGGGCCGTCCCCTCCACATCTCTGCTGAcaggacggggacagggacagggactggCCCTCACCTGGAAGACCTTGGGGGCTGAGACGAGGCAGGCCAACGCTGAGGACAGGGTGGCGCCAAAGATCCCCGCCGTGATGAGGGGACCGAATCCCGACACCATGCTCATGCTCTGCCCAAGAACCCGGCGGTCAGGATTGACCCTGAAGGAtttccagcccccagccccttccctcagTGCTGCCCCATTCTACATCAAAATTATGTAGGTGCTGACAACCAGTGCCTTCTGAATTCCTACCAAAATGAGCTCCCCAAGCACATCTCCATTGGACCTCATGAGCACACATCTCCCACCACCGTGGGTGCCGCCCTTCCTAGGGTGCTCGGGCACCCAGCGcgtgggctgctgctgctcatttACGGCCAAGGAAACCCACCCATCGCTTGCAGAGCGAAAGCAGCCAGTAGCAGAGCCCGATTCTGGCTGACTGAAGCTGAGGAGGCCCCAGGCACACCTGGTAGTGGTTGCTGAGCCCATAGGGGCAGCTCTGCCGCTGGGCACAGTCAGTGAAGTTCCAGCCGAAGCCGCAGGCCAGCCCCTCGCAGCCTGGCGAGCCCACCGGCACGCTGTCGTTCAGGCTGCCCGAGGCGTCCCGGACCACGCAGGCAC
This genomic stretch from Cygnus olor isolate bCygOlo1 chromosome 12, bCygOlo1.pri.v2, whole genome shotgun sequence harbors:
- the TMEM170A gene encoding transmembrane protein 170A, with the translated sequence MEGGEAGGGLLQQILSLRLVPRSGNGTAAYSNPLAAFSEMWYGVFLWALVSSLSFHAPAALLALFTLRRHKYGRFMSLGLLLMGIVGPITAGILTSAAIAGVYRAAGKNMIPFEALILGVGQTFCVVVVSFLRILATL
- the SLC12A3 gene encoding solute carrier family 12 member 3, translated to MSELPCPEPPARCRGRFTISTLLGVEEAGWPPCEAAGCEGTHLSGSTLCTRTFGYNTVDVVPAYEHYANSKGVGEARRGRPSLADLRSILKPDPGHLCVPVPEPQRSDGLPSADEGPGRAPAPEPVRFGWVKGVMIRCMLNIWGVILYLRLPWITAQAGIGGYPPQPRQGGGTMAPGSLRPKTLGCRWEWDCWWHLARWVRSVLSRTALTWLIILMSVTVTTITGLSISAISTNGKVKSGTASPGPQPRRTPQIFRGSRFLTASADATAPKPPSPSQTTTPSVADHSILLVVTISQGNPEQKGILAGFAGSKCPSMAGSCYLLGGLGRSRGRQPRHRVFCTAGGTYFLISRSLGPELGGSIGLIFAFANTVAVAMHTVGFAETVRDLLQEHDSLMVDPTNDIRIIGVVTVTVLLGISLAGMEWEAKAQVLFFLVILVSFANYLVGTVIPATAEKQAKGFFGYRADIFAQNLVPSWHGPEGSFFSLFSIFFPSATGILAGANISGDLKDPAVAIPKGTLMAIFWTTMSYLVLSATIGACVVRDASGSLNDSVPVGSPGCEGLACGFGWNFTDCAQRQSCPYGLSNHYQSMSMVSGFGPLITAGIFGATLSSALACLVSAPKVFQCLCEDQLYPLIGFFGKGYGKNNEPIRGYMLTYVIAVGFILIAELNAIAPIISNFFLCSYALINFSCFHASVTNSPGWRPSFRYYSKWTALFGAAISVVIMFLLTWWAALIALGIVVFLLGYVVYKKPDVNWGSSMQASSYNMALSYSVGLSEVDEHIKNYRPQCLVLTGPPNFRPALVDFVGTFTKNLSLMICGNVLIGPRKQKMPESRLTSDGHTRWLLKRKIKAFYTNVLAEDLRSGVQMLMQAAGLGKMRPNILALGYKRDWQVAAPQSVEDYVGILHDAFDFKYGVCLLRMKEVLNVSRVVQAHTDPGELAAEQQASTIFQSQQGKKTIDIYWLFDDGGLTLLIPYLLGRKKRWGKCKIRVFVGGQINRMDEERKAIVSLLSKFRLGFHEVHVLPDINQKPRPEHIKRFDDLVVPFRLNDGFKDEATVSEMRHGCPWKISDEELHKHRAKSLRQVRLNEILLEHSQDAALIAITLPVGRKGGCPSSLYMAWLESLSRDLRPPVVLTRGNQENVLTFYCQ